From Haemophilus parainfluenzae:
GTGCAATAGCAGCACTAAAGGCTTTGAAATTGTTTTGTTTATCACTGATATATTTTTCTAAATCGGTAATTGCTCTTTGAATAATTTCCGCTTGATAGTAAAGAAAATAAGTTAAATCTAAATCGTCAGTTTCTGTGTACAGATATGCGCGCGCATACTTAGCTGGTGCTTCTTTCAGTAACCGACTGATAGAAATATATTCAAACAACCAGTAGCCATTTTTTAGCATAAACCAATAAAACAAGGCACGTGCGGTTCTGCCGTTACCATCTCCGAAAGGGTGGATAAATCCAACAAGAAAATGAAGTATCATTGCTTTAATTACGGGATGAATAAATTCTGCATCTATGCCGTTGTGATTGGTGTTAGCAAAATCACAAAGGGATTGCATTAAATTGGGTAAATCTGTTGATTTAGGCGGTTGATAAATGATATTTCCGTCATAATCTGCAATAAAGATTTCATCATCCCCCCTTAATTCGCCCGCTATTGCATTATTTTCTATTGCTTGTAGTGTTGCTGTCCTGTGAAGCTTTAAAATCATTTCCATTGAAAGCGGGGTGTTTTTTAATGCGATCGCTTGTTTCATTAAGTGGTAGTTATTGGCAATCATCATTTCATCTTTATTGCTTGGTTTCCGCGCTTTCTCTAGCATTTCTTTAGCTACTTTACGCGTAGTTACCGCCCCCTCAAGTTGTGCGGACGTTATCGCCTCTTCCATAATGAGTGATTTTAACAAGAATCTATTCTGCTCGCTTTGGCTTAACCCCGTAAGATTATTTACGCCAATATTTCCACCTGAGGTTTTATCAATGAAGTGTAACAAGGCTTGCAAAGTCGTAGGGACAGCATAAGAAAAATCATACTGCCCAATAGAAAAATGATTCAGTAATGCACCGCGACTTAATTTTGTAGCTAGCCACGCAAAATCGGTGTTTTTTGTATAAATGCGCTTAAATTTATCCCAATGTAAATAACGTCCCTTTTCATCAATAGCTTTATATTGATTCATTAAAAGGATATTTTCAGGTGTAAGCTCTGTTTTTAATAGCTCTATAAGTGGTTTGGGTTTAGATACTTTCATAACTCAAGGAACGCAATTTTTAAATATTGCGTTAGTTAAGCATTTTTTTAAAAATTTGTCTATATATACCTGCAGGTATATTTCGGGATATTTTGGATTGCCCTCGCGCGCGTACTGCTGACAAAACTCAATAAAAAAGGCTCAATGCATTGCATAAAGCCTTATTCTTACCTCTACCACGTTTTAGTAAAGTTTTACCTATAGATCAACCATAGCTATCCACCACCGAAAAAATAAAAAAAGTGTATAGATAACTAAAAAACACTGGGCACGCTGGGCATTTGGGCACGCACCTTTAAAATCAATAACTTAAATGCGATTTTCGTGCCCAATGCACTGGGCACGGCTGGGCACAAATTGGGCACGGTGAAAGATTGATTATTTTTTGACTGGGCACGGAAGCCCTAAAATTGGGCACGGAAAGCCTATTTTTGGGCACGGAAAGGGGTAATTTGGGCACGCTATTTTTTATAAGTTATTGATATATTTATATTTTGTTGTTTTCGTGCCCAAAATGCCCAATATTTTTTAACTCATCTACACACGGAAAAAATTTTTTTGTTTTTTTCCGTTGGTGAAATAAAAAAAAGAGCAAATCAATTATGATCTGCTCTTTATTATTGATAGCCTGCACCTTTCAAAA
This genomic window contains:
- a CDS encoding Fic family protein, whose protein sequence is MKVSKPKPLIELLKTELTPENILLMNQYKAIDEKGRYLHWDKFKRIYTKNTDFAWLATKLSRGALLNHFSIGQYDFSYAVPTTLQALLHFIDKTSGGNIGVNNLTGLSQSEQNRFLLKSLIMEEAITSAQLEGAVTTRKVAKEMLEKARKPSNKDEMMIANNYHLMKQAIALKNTPLSMEMILKLHRTATLQAIENNAIAGELRGDDEIFIADYDGNIIYQPPKSTDLPNLMQSLCDFANTNHNGIDAEFIHPVIKAMILHFLVGFIHPFGDGNGRTARALFYWFMLKNGYWLFEYISISRLLKEAPAKYARAYLYTETDDLDLTYFLYYQAEIIQRAITDLEKYISDKQNNFKAFSAAIAQFTTSVTPKLNDRQVQLLQKASKETGAIFTAKEISREYDITENTARKDLKRLADLNLFGQLKNGNQIGYITPSDLLARLKK